Genomic window (Phaeodactylum tricornutum CCAP 1055/1 chromosome 3, complete sequence):
TCCTGCGTTTCAGACTGCTTCTggacctttttctttttcgagtGAACGTCGTGGTTCTTCACATCCTGATCGTGAGCACTTTTGATTTTCTGTTGTTGCGCTTGCACCTGCTCCTTATCCGCGTGCAGTCGACTCATGAGTGCCTGGCGAACATGCTGCATCTCTTCCACACGATCGTTAGCCTCCCGTTCGGTGATAAAGCGTCCGTTGTAGTCCATAAATTCTTTGAATCCGATGACGCCCAACAGAATGGAAATAGTGGCGAATTGACCAAAGACACGCGTGTGCATCAATTTGACGGAAAAGTCCAAATGCTGCTTACCGGTGTTGCCGTAAAAGATCCACGCCACGGAGGGCAAGGCCAGTGTTGCGAGGACCTTGATCGGATTGGCCGCTGTGTAATTGGCAATTCGGTGATGTATACCAAGCTGATCACCGGGGACTATATTCACGCCGGAATCTTTCACCGACTTTTGGTACAATTTGAGCAAGTGTTCTTCGGTTTCTCGATGATTCATAACGGGTGCATCAATATGTTCGAGGGCATCTTCGGCCCAGCGGACCGTTTCGGAACTGTGCTTGGTTTCATTGGCAATTTCTCGCATTTTGCCGAGATGCCGCGATTCCCCACTGAAGGAGAACATGAAGAGTGTGGGCATCTGTGCGTCACGagagaagaaacaaaaaacGGGCAAGGTTAGCAAGGGGGGCAGGGATGGAAGGAACATGGGACCTTGCGGTGGCTATGTCAATCAAATCCGCGACGACTAGTCGAACGTACCACAACCAAGGCGGTTCGTGATTGCCAATTAGTCCACTTGACGAAACGAGGATCTCGCATGGCAATCATGACCGCACCGGCAGCCGGCACCATCGTAAAAAAGGCGTGTATCAGACCTTCATTGCTAGCTTCTTCCGTGGCCTCGTCGGACCGACTCGCTGGAGTCAAAATGCCGGGTTCGGACTGCATGATTGCGTGTTTGAGCAAATGCTTCTGGGTCGACGATGTGTTCTTGCTTTCGGCAACGGACGATTCCAGAGTGGAAGTATTTGTGGGTGACATGGGGAGAAGGAAGCGAACCCCAACGCGTAGAGTCTAGAAGAACCGAGAGCGGGGTATCTACCTATTCACAGGCCCCTTCTTACTACCTCTACGAGTCGGCCAAAAGAAAGGCCTGGAAAGATTGGAATGGGACCGGATG
Coding sequences:
- a CDS encoding predicted protein, yielding MSPTNTSTLESSVAESKNTSSTQKHLLKHAIMQSEPGILTPASRSDEATEEASNEGLIHAFFTMVPAAGAVMIAMRDPRFVKWTNWQSRTALVVMPTLFMFSFSGESRHLGKMREIANETKHSSETVRWAEDALEHIDAPVMNHRETEEHLLKLYQKSVKDSGVNIVPGDQLGIHHRIANYTAANPIKVLATLALPSVAWIFYGNTGKQHLDFSVKLMHTRVFGQFATISILLGVIGFKEFMDYNGRFITEREANDRVEEMQHVRQALMSRLHADKEQVQAQQQKIKSAHDQDVKNHDVHSKKKKVQKQSETQDATDPVASTV